Proteins from one Setaria italica strain Yugu1 chromosome V, Setaria_italica_v2.0, whole genome shotgun sequence genomic window:
- the LOC106804356 gene encoding L-2-hydroxyglutarate dehydrogenase, mitochondrial — translation MLLLRRLAGAARRRGLAARGLASGAPREAADAVVVGAGVVGLAVARALAMAGREVVVVEAGPSFGTGTSSRNSEVIHAGIYYPPRSLKARLCVRGKEMLYKYCAERGVAHKQLGKLIVATGAAETGKLDMLLRNANENGVNDLQLMEGSQAMELEPELRCLKALLSPSTGIVDSHSFMLSLLADAENLGTTISYNTAVIGGQVGYEGLELHICESKELQNHPVGSHVTPQLVLLPKLLINSAGLSAVPLAKQFHGLDQAFVPNPHYARGCYFTLSQTKSPFSHLIYPLPEDGGIGVHVTIDLNGQVRFGPDVEWLDGGEDPVSCFLNRFDYSVNPTRCSVFYPVVRKYFPNLKDGSLEPGYSGIRPKLSGPGQPPSDFVIQGQDIHGITGLVNLFGIESPGLTSSLSIAEHIVSRYL, via the exons ATGCTCCTGCTGCGGCGCCTGGCCGGGGCGGCCCGCCGGCGGGGACTCGCGGCGCGAGGCCTCGCGTCGGGGGCCCCGCGAGAGGCGGCGGACGCCGTGGTGGTGGGCGCGGGCGTCGTCGGCCTCGCGGTGGCGCGCGCGCTGGCGATGGCCGGCCGCGAGGTGGTCGTGGTCGAGGCGGGCCCCAGCTTCGGCACCGGCACAAGCTCCCGCAACAGCGAGGTCATCCACGCCGGCATCTACTACCCGCCGCGCAGCCTCAAG GCTAGGCTTTGTGTAAGGGGAAAGGAAATGCTCTACAAGTACTGTGCAGAACGAGGGGTTGCACACAAACAACTCGGTAAACTCATTGTTGCAACTGGTGCTGCAGAGACCGGAAAGCTGGATATGCTCCTCAGGAATGCTAATGAAAATGGGGTCAATGATCTCCAGTTGATGGAGGGTTCTCAAGCTATGGAGCTGGAACCTGAGCTTCGTTGTCTTAAAGCTTTACTGTCACCTAGTACTGGGATAGTTGACTCTCATTCATTCATGCTCTCCCTTTTG GCTGATGCTGAAAACTTGGGAACAACCATATCCTATAACACTGCAGTTATCGGTGGGCAGGTTGGATATGAAGGCCTCGAACTCCATATTTGTGAAAGCAAAGAACTGCAGAACCATCCTGTAGGGTCACATGTGACCCCACAGCTTGTTTTGCTCCCAAAGCTTCTGATAAACTCAGCAGGTTTGAGTGCAGTTCCACTTGCCAAACAATTTCATGGTCTTGACCAAGCATTTGTGCCCAACCCTCATTATGCTCGTGGATGTTACTTCACCCTCTCTCAAACGAAGAGTCCTTTCAGCCACTTGATATATCCTCTACCAGAGGATGGTGGTATAGGGGTCCATGTCACAATTGACTTGAATGGCCAAGTTAGATTTGGCCCAGATGTTGAATGGCTAGATGGTGGAGAGGATCCTGTGTCATGTTTTCTAAATAG ATTTGATTACTCAGTCAACCCCACCCGATGTTCTGTATTTTACCCTGTGGTAAGGAAGTATTTCCCAAATCTCAAGGACGGGTCATTGGAACCTGGTTATTCTGGGATTAGACCAAAGCTTTCTGGTCCTGGACAGCCTCCTTCGGATTTTGTCATTCAG GGGCAGGATATCCATGGTATTACTGGGCTGGTTAACTTGTTCGGAATAGAATCCCCTGGTTTGACATCAAGCTTGTCCATTGCAGAACACATTGTTTCGAGATATTTGTGA
- the LOC101774496 gene encoding probable U3 small nucleolar RNA-associated protein 11, translating to MSSLRNAIPRRAHKERAQPEARKKFGILEKHKDYVVRATAYHRKEKIIAKLREKAAFRNPDEFYFKMINNRTVGGVHRPKPEDNKYTEEELLLLKNKDMGYIFQSIQSEKKKIEKLSSTLHELDTKRPNKHVYFAEDREEAKEIRSRIGESSNMPSFDNIPSRIKKKTASSYRELDERKQRLQKLEKLYGDMALQKELKKPGHKRKLREDETVNPTSQPVYKWRAQRKR from the exons atgtCGTCGCTGCGGAACGCGATTCCGCGGCGGGCTCACAAGGAGCGTGCACAGCC GGAGGCGAGGAAGAAGTTTGGGATTCTTGAGAAGCACAAGGACTATGTCGTCCGGGCGACAGCTTACCACCGCAAGGAGAAAATTATCGCG AAACTGAGGGAGAAGGCAGCATTCAGGAATCCAGATGAGTTCTACTTTAAGATGATCAACAATAGGACTGTTGGTGGAGTTCATAGGCCAAA GcctgaagataataagtataccGAAGAGGAACTTCTATTGTTGAAAAATAAAGATATGGGATATATCTTTCAGAGTATTCAAAGTGAAAAAAAG AAAATCGAGAAGTTAAGCTCAACACTTCATGAATTGGATACCAAGCGTCCAAACAAGCATGTTTATTTTGCTGAAGACAG AGAAGAAGCCAAAGAAATACGATCCAGGATAGGAGAAAGCAGCAACATGCCTAGTTTTGACAACATCCCTTCTCGTATAAAGAA GAAAACAGCTTCTTCATACAGGGAGTTAGATGAGAGGAAGCAGAGGCTTCAAAAGCTTGAGAAATTGTATGGAGACATGGCCTTGCAAAAAGAATTGAAG AAacctggacacaagaggaaacTCCGTGAAGATGAGACAGTGAATCCAACATCACAGCCTGTTTATAAGTGGCGAGCACAAAGGAAGCGGTGA